A region from the Lepidochelys kempii isolate rLepKem1 chromosome 16, rLepKem1.hap2, whole genome shotgun sequence genome encodes:
- the ST6GALNAC4 gene encoding alpha-N-acetyl-neuraminyl-2,3-beta-galactosyl-1,3-N-acetyl-galactosaminide alpha-2,6-sialyltransferase isoform X2, translating to MLGSRLGKEIDQMECVLRMNQAPTHGYEEDVGAKSTLRVVSHTSIPLLLRNQSYFFKQSRETIYIVWGPMRMMSREKVGLTYRSLQEVKEMYPSLQMYTLTERMMAYCDKVFQDETGKNRMKSGSFLSTGWFTMILAMELCEQIFVFGMVSDSYCREKNHPRVPYHYFEKGKLDECRMYLAHEKAPRGGHRFITEKTVFSHWAKRKNIVFHHPSWVGSGLQILEKWNRSEV from the exons ATGCTGGGCTCGCGGCTGGGGAAGGAGATTGACCAAATGGAGTGCGTCCTGCGCATGAACCAGGCCCCCACCCATGGCTACGAAGAGGACGTGGGGGCGAAGAGCACCCTCAGGGTCGTCTCGCACACCAGTATCCCTTTGCTCCTGAGGAACCAGTCGTACTTCTTCAAGCAGTCCCGGGAGACCATCTACATCGTCTGGGGGCCTATGAGAATGATGAGCCGGGAGAAGGTGGGGTTGACCTACAGGAGTCTCCAGGAGGTGAAGGAGATGTATCCCAGCCTGCAGATGTACACGCTAACCGAGAGGATGATGGCTTACTGTGACAAGGTCTTCCAGGACGAGACGGGGAAGAACAG GATGAAGTCTGGCTCCTTCCTGAGCACTGGCTGGTTCACTATGATCCTGGCAATGGAGCTGTGTGAACAGATCTTTGTCTTCGGCATGGTCAGCGATAGCTACTGCAG GGAGAAGAACCATCCCAGAGTGCCTTACCACTACTTCGAAAAGGGCAAGCTGGATGAGTGCAGGATGTACCTCGCCCATGAGAAAGCCCCCCGGGGTGGCCACCGCTTCATCACTGAGAAGACTGTCTTCTCCCACTGGGCAAAGAGAAAGAACATTGTCTTCCATCACCCCTCGTGGGTGGGCAG CGGGCTGCAGATCTTAGAAAAGTGGAATCGCTCTGAGGTTTAA
- the ST6GALNAC6 gene encoding alpha-N-acetylgalactosaminide alpha-2,6-sialyltransferase 6, translating to MSNNTGQRTAILVVLFALIMLLIIYSSNSGNEVFHYTALRGKSPHPPNLKKWGLKSGYLPVYGNKTLNSHCHQCVIITSSSHLLGSKLGSEIDQSECTIRMNDAPTTGYEADVGNKTTVRVVAHSSIYRVLKGPQEFVNKTPETILIFWGPPSKMQKSLLKILQRVSMSFPSMSAYVVSPVRMKQFDDLFRGETGKDREKSRSWLSTGWFTMVIAVELCDKVHVYGMVPPNYCSRRPQPGKMAYHYYEPKGPDECTTYIHNERSRKGNHHRFITEKKVFASWASLYNITFSHPAWD from the exons ATGAGTAACAACACG GGCCAGCGCACAGCAATCCTCGTGGTCCTCTTTGCTTTGATCATGCTGCTGATCATCTACAGCTCGAACAGTGGGAACGAAGTTTTTCACTACACTGCCCTGCGGGGGaaatccccccatccccccaacctCAAGAAATGGGGATTGAAAAGTGGATACCTCCCTGTCTATGGGAACAAG ACCCTGAATTCCCACTGCCACCAGTGTGTGATCATCACCAGCTCCAGCCACCTGCTTGGGAGCAAACTGGGCTCAGAGATTGACCAATCGGAGTGCACCATCCGCATGAACGACGCCCCCACCACCGGCTACGAGGCAGACGTGGGCAACAAGACCACGGTCCGGGTGGTGGCTCACTCCAGCATCTACAGGGTGCTGAAGGGGCCCCAGGAGTTCGTCAACAAGACCCCGGAGACCATCCTCATCTTCTGGGGTCCGCCCAGCAAGATGCAGAAGAGCCTGCTCAAGATCCTCCAGCGCGTCAGCATGTCCTTCCCCAGCATGTCGGCCTACGTGGTCTCCCCCGTGCGCATGAAGCAGTTCGACGACTTGTTCCGGGGAGAGACCGGGAAGGACAG GGAGAAGTCCCGGTcgtggctgagcacaggctggtTCACCATGGTGATTGCCGTGGAGCTGTGTGACAAGGTGCATGTTTATGGGATGGTCCCCCCTAACTACTGCAG CAGGAGACCTCAGCCCGGCAAGATGGCATATCACTACTACGAGCCCAAGGGCCCGGACGAATGCACTACCTACATCCACAATGAGCGCAGCCGTAAGGGCAACCACCACCGCTTCATCACGGAGAAAAAGGTCTTTGCCAGCTGGGCCAGCCTCTACAACATCACCTTCTCCCACCCGGCCTGGGACTAG